From the Streptomonospora nanhaiensis genome, the window CGCTCATCAGCATGCCGAACAGCGGCGTGAAGTACAGCACGTAGGGGCTGAACACGAACAGCGGGGTGGCCACGCCCGGGTGGGTGACCACCTTGGAGAAGCGGCTGTTGAGGAAGGCGTTGAGCCACTCGCGCGGACCGCGGTCGCCGCGGCGGCGGGCCGGGCGCAGCGCGCGCAGCGCCAGGGTCACGGGGGCGCCCAGCACCAGCAGGACCGGCGCCATCATCGACAGCAGCATGTGCTGCACCATGTGCGTGCTGAACAGCACCATCGAGTAGGTGGCCACGCCGCTGAGCAGCACAGCGGTCATCAGCAGCAGCCCCGCCAGCCACGCCACCAGGCGGCCCGCGGGCCAGCTGTCGCCGCGGCGGCGCAGCCGCACCACCCCGGCGATGTAGAGGCCGCCCATGACGGCCACCAGCACGGCGAAGAACAGGTCGGGGCGCCACAGGGTGAGCAGGGTCTGGGCGCTGATGGGCGGCGGCATGGGGAAGCCCAGCACCGACTCCGCCGGGGTGGGCACCCCGCCGTCGTCGGGCGGCGGCGGGGTGCGGCTGAGCGCGGCGCCCAGCGCCATGGCGGCCGCCATCACCACGATCTCGACCCCGGCCAGGCGGGCGAACAGCCGCCGCCCGGCGGTCTCGGTGATGCGCGGGACCGTGGCGCGCCGGTGCACGTAGCCCACGGCGCCCAGGACGGCGAACAGCGCGATCTTGACCAGGATCAGCAGGCCGTAGGAGGTGGTGAACAGCTGCGCGGGCTCGTACAGGCGGCTGACGGCGCTGGCCACCCCGCCCACGGCCACGCCGGCGTAGGCCCACAGCGCCATCCGGCTGAAGCGCTCGGCGGCCACGGGGGCGTCCTGGGCCCCGGCGCGCAGCCCGTGGAAGGTGACGGCGGCCAGCCCGCCCACCCACACGGCGATGGCCAGGACGTGCAGGGCCAGTCCGGCGACGGCGAGTTCGTGGGCGCCGGCCGAGGCGGAGTGGCCGGTGAGGACCGGCGGAACCATGCCGGCGGCGGCCAGGACCACCAGGACGGCGGCGGAGGAGGCCGACTCCGCGGTACGGCAGAACAGCGCCAGCGCGGTGGCCGCCAGGATCATCAGCAGCAGGCTGATGCCCTGGGAGACCGACACGGCGTAGCTGGTGAGCTGGTTGCCCATGACCTCCTGGGGCGGCAGCCCGGAGATGTCGGAGAGCTGGAAGACCAGGGTGGCGGCGGCCGCGGCGGCCCAGCACAGCGCCGCCCAGGAGGCGGCGCGCACGTAGCCCAGGGCCTGGGCGCCCAGGGGGCGCGCCCCGCTCTTGTCCTCGGGCGCGGGCAGCGGCAGCAGGAAGACGGCGAGCACCAGCAGGCCCAGGGTGAGGGCGGAGGCGAGGTCGCGCGCCATGGTCGAGACCGGCAGGCCCCATCGGGTGAGGGGGCCGGAGTCGGGCAGGCCGGGGATCACCTCGGCCGTGACCGCTCCCCCGGTGACCAGGGCGATGATCAGCGAGATGGCGCCACCGGCGATCGCGGCGACGCCGATGGTGACCGCGGTGTCGGCACCCGGGGCGGTGCCGCCGGGGGGCGCCGGGGTGGTGTCGCGGACTCCGGAGGAACTCACGCGTGCCGCTCCGTGGGGTAGGGGTCGCTACTGGCGGTAGCGGTGACGGATCACCGCCGCGGCGATGGCCGCACCCACGAGCACCCCCAGACCGCTCCAGAACCAGGCGGCCGTCTGCGCGGACACCTCCACCAGGACCGGCAGCACGAGGCCGGGCGGCGGGGGGCCGGGGACGGCGGGACCGACAAGCAGAGCTGCGACGTTCAAGCGCGAACACCACCACGAAACAGGATAAATCTACTACAGCGTGTCGGAGACGGGCGGCGGGGCGGCGCACCCGCCCCCGCCGGGGGGCGACCGCGCCCTGACCGGCCCGGCCGCGCCGCCGCGGGCGGCCCCGGGCCGTTCCGGCGCCCGGTGCGGCCCACCTCTGGTCCCAGGAGCACTCGTGCGTCCCTTCCGTCGCTGCGGCGCGCTCGGCGGCCGCGCCGCGCTCACCGTCGGGCCGCCGCGCGCGGCTCCCGCACCACTCCACCCCATGGCCGCCCCGGGCACAAGCGCGACCCGCCCGGCGGTGCGGCCGGCCGCCCCCGCCCGGGCCGGAGGCCGCCGTGCAAACGGCCGCCGAGGCGCCCGGCCGCCTCCGGAACATCGGTCCCGCCCCCGCCCTTCGGCAAAAATACGGCGCGGAATCCCCTGTCCGCAATTGCAATTTCTTCGGTGCATGCCGATAACGGTTTTTGGACTCGGTGGAAAACTCCGACATTCCATGGGAAAAAACACCGATTGCCGACAACCGCGCACGCCACCCGGCGCGTTACTGGACAACGGGCACGATAGCCCTCCGCGAGCGCGATACGGTCGAACAATCGCCGCACGTGTTAGGAGTGCGACAACCACCCCCGGCACAGGCGGCACCATACGCCCCACCGCGCACGAATTTCGCCACAGAACAACGAAGGGGATTCAGATGCCCCATATCGACACCGTGATCCGCTCGCGCCGCGTGGTCACGCCCGAAGGGGTGGCTCCTGCGGCGGTCGCCGTGCGCGCGGGCCGCATCACCACCGTCACGGCCTACGACCGCCCCCTGCCGGCCCGCACCCAGGTCGACCTCGGTGAGGTCGCGCTGCTGCCGGGCGCGATCGACCTGGACGCCGCCGTGCAGGCACCCGGCCGCACGCTGCGCGAGGGCTACACCGAGACCTCAGCCGCCGCCGCGCGGGCCGGTGTCACCACTGTCGTCGCCGCCGCCGCCCCCGCGTCCCCCCCGGTCACCGACGTCGCCGCGCTCACCGTCCACCTGGCCGCCGCCGCCGAGTCCGCCGTCAACGTCGCCTTCCTCGGCGGCATCACCGCCTCCAGCACGCCCGCCGACCTCGCCGACCTGCGCGCCGCCGGAGTGGTGGCCTTCCACTGCTCCCTGTCCGACGGCGCCGGAGCCGGCACCCGCCCGCTCGACGACCACCGGCTGCGCAAGGCCATGGTGGAACTGGCCGCCATGGAGGTCCCGCTGCTGGTGCACGCCGAGGACGCCGCCGAACTGGCCCCGCCCGCCGGGCCGGGCAACGTCGCCCTGCTGGCGGCCCGCCCGCCGCGCGCCGAGCGGCGCGGCCTGGAGCGGGTGATCTCCGCGGCCCGCATGGCCGGCACCCGCGCCCACATCTCCCCCTTCACCGCCGCCGAGTGCGCGGCGGTGCTGGCCGGCGCGCGCGCGATCGGGGTCGCGGTCAGCGCCCAGACCTGCCCGCACTACCTGTGCCTGCCCGCCGAGCAGGTGCCCGACGACTCCGCGTCCCACGCCTGCCACCCGCCGCTGCGGGCCGGCACCAACCGCGAGGCCCTGTGGCGGGTGCTGCTGGAGCGCGGCGACTGCGCCATCACCAGCGTGGGCTCGGGCCACCGGCCCGGCACCGGGGTCTCGGGCATCTCCTGGACCCTTCCGGCGCTGTGGACCGCGGCCCGCCGCCGGGGCTGCGACCTCGCCGACATCGCCCGCTGGACCGCCACGGCGGCGGCCGACCTGGTGGGGATGCGGCACCGGGGCCGCCTGGCGCCCGACTGCGACGCCGACCTCGTCGCCTTCGACCCCGACGCCCGGCAGGCGGTGCCGCCGGACGACCCCGGCCCCTACGCGGGCCGCACCCTCACCGGGCGGGTGGAGCGCACCTGGGTCGCCGGGCGCCCGGTGTACGTCCGCGCCGGCGCGGCCGGCGGCCGGCGCCCCGCCGCCGAGGACTCCCCCGTCGCCGCGCCGTGACCGCGGGCCCCTGCCCCGGCCCGCCCGGATTACACCATGTCAACAAGACGTGAAATCGGCAGTCATGTTGGAGATGGCCGCCCCGGGGCGGGCACGTCACAGTGAAGAGGTGTCAATGACGATACGAGGAGGAGCCCCGTGCGCGTCGGCGTGCCCCGAGAAGTGAAGAACCACGAATACCGGGTTGCCATCACCCCCGCCGGAGTCCACGAAATGGTCACCCGCGGCCATTCGGTCGCCGTGGAGCGCGGCGCGGGCCTGGGCTCCTCGATCACCGACGAGGAGTTCGCCGCCGCCGGCGCCCGCATCCTCGACACCGCCGACGACGTCTGGGCCGAGGGCGACCTCGTCCTGAAGGTCAAGGAGCCGGTGGCCGAGGAGTACCACCGCATGCGCCGCGGCCAGACGCTGTTCACCTACCTGCACCTGGCCGCCTCCGAGGAGTGCACGCGGGCGCTGCTGGACCGCGGCGTCACCGGGATCGCCTACGAGACCGTGCAGCTGCCCGACGGCTCGCTGCCGCTGCTGGCCCCGATGTCGGAGGTCGCCGGCCGGCTCGCCCCCCAGGTGGGCGCGGCCACCCTCCAGCGGCCCAACGGCGGCCGCGGCGTGCTGATGGGCGGCGTGCCCGGGGTCAGCCCGGCGCGCGTGACCGTGATCGGCGCGGGGGTCTCGGGCCTCAACGCCACCCGGATCGCGGTGGGCATGGGCGCCGACGTCACCCTGCTGGACCTCAACGTCGCCAAGCTGCGCCACGCCGACGACCTCTACCAGGGGCGCGTGCGGACCGTGGTGTCCAACGCGCTGGAGCTGGAGCGCGCCGTCCTGGACGCCGATCTGGTGATCGGCGCGGTGCTGGTGCCCGGCGCCAAGGCGCCCAAGCTGGTGTCCAACGAACTGGTCTCGCGCATGCGGCCGGGCGCGGTGCTGGTGGACATCGCCATCGACCAGGGCGGCTGCTTCGCCGACTCCCGCCCCACCACCCACGCCGACCCCGTGTTCTCGGTGCACGACACCGTCTTTTACTGCGTGGCCAACATGCCGGGCGCCGTGCCCAACACCTCCACCCGCGCCCTCACCAAGGACACCCTGCGCTACGTGGTGGAACTGGCCGGCAAGGGCTGGCGGCGGGCCCTGGCCGACGACCCGGCGCTGGCGCTGGGCCTCAACACCTTCGACGGCGTGCTGACCAACGAGGCCGTCGCCCAGGCGCACGGCCTGAAGTCCACGGCGCTCGCCGAGGTCCTGGCGGGCTGAGCCCGCGACGCGGACGGCGCGGCCCGGCGCGGAGGGGTTGGGCCGCGCCGTCTGCGGTAGCGTCTCCCCACGACCGGTGGTGTCCGACCGTTTGGACACCGGGCGGCGAGGAGGCGGCCATGGCGGATCGCGAGTTGTGGACGGGCCGGCCGCCCGGGTCCAACCCCTTCGCCCTGCCCCGGGGGCCGCTGGGCCGTGCCGCGGGCTGGGTGCTGGCCTTCACCAACCGCGCGCAGAACGCCGAGGTGCTGCGCGCCTGCCGCGTGGCCGGGTGCCGGCGGGTCCTGGAGGTCGGCCACGGTCCCGGTGTCCTGGTGCGCATGCTCGCCGAGGTCCCCGGCGTGAACGTGACCGGTGTCGACCCCTCCCCCGAGATGGTCGCCATGGCGCGGCGGCGCAACGCCGCCGGGGTGCGGGCGGGCCGGGTGCGGCTGCACCGGGGCACCGCCGCCGACACCGGCGAGCCCGACGCGGCGTTCGACCTGGTGCTGTCGGTGAACACCGTGGCCATGTGGCCCTACCTCGACCCCGGGATGGCGGAGTTCCACCGGGTCCTGCGCCCCGGCGGCCGGGCGGTGGTCACCTGGCACCGGTTCCCCGAGAGCTTCCGGCTGTCAGCCGCGCAGTTCGCGCTGGTCGAGGAGGCCATGGCCAAGCGGTTCGGAGCGGCCGAGCGGCGGCTGCTGCCGGGGTCGGTGGTCTTCGAGGCGGTCAAGGAGCCGGAGCCGGGCGGCGGCGCGCGGGCGGCTCAGGGGGCGTAGACGGCGGCGCCCCGCACCGCGGGGTCGGCCTCGCCCGGCAGCAGCACCGCGGTGACCTCGCCGGTGCAGTCGGGTTCGGCCAGCACGAACACGGTCTGGTCGGTGCGGTTGTCCACGGCGGCCGGTGCGGCCTCCAGCGGCAGGCAGCCGCGGGGGTCGGTGTGCTCGGCGCCGTTGACGGCCAGGACGCCCGTGGCGGCGTGGGCCGGGGCGGCGCCGGCGGCCAGGACCGCGGCCGCCGCGAGGCAGCCGAGGGCCCGGGCCGCGCGGGCGGGACGAGGGCGCATGGGACGCTCCTTGCGTATTGGCGGATGCACACTGCGTAGTCGCAGGTGAAACACTATCCAGACGCGCGCCGGCCCGCCACCGCTTCGGTCCGCGCGAACCGCGACGCCCGGCCGCACGACCCGCGCGGCGCGCACCGGCGTGGCGCGGAGCGCGGGAGACGTTCGCCGCACCCCGCGTGGCGGCACCGGTGGACTATTCGCGCGGTGCGGATAGTTTCGAGAGGGCGGGGCGCCCGCGGGCGCCGCGGGGCCGCCCCGCCCATCCACTCCCGCGCATCGAGACGGAGCACGCGTGTCACGCACCGAACCGGCCATCCTCACCCGCGTCGCGGGAGTCGACGCCACCCTGGTCCGGCTGCCGCTGGCCCACCGCTCGCGCGGCGCGGTCCAGACCCGCCAGGAGTTCTCCCGGCACGCGCTGGTACGCGTCGTCGACGAGCGGGGCCGCACCGGCTGGGGCGAGGTCCCCCAGGCCGACCCCGAGCGGTGGCGGGCCCTGGTCGAGGACTACGCGCCCGCGCTGCTGGGCCACTCCTGGCACCGCCCCACCGAGACCGAGGCCGCCTGGGCCGGGCTGGCCTGGCAGCCGGCGGTGGCCGCCGCGCTCGACACCGCCTGCTGGGACCTGTGGAGCCGGCGGCGCGGCACGCCCCTGTCCCACGCGCTGGGCGGCGACCGCACGGCCTTCACCGCCGGCACGACCGTCCGCCGCCAGCCCTCCGAGGAGTCCCTGGTGCGCGAGGTCAACCGCCAGGTGGGCGCCGGGTTCCGCCGGGTGCGCCTGGAGATCGGCCCCGGCTGGGACATCGACGTGGTGCGCACCGTGCAGGAGAGCTTCCCGTTCCTGGTGCTGCAGGCCGACGCCGGGGGCCGCTACACCGAGGACCCCGCCCACCTGCGGGCGCTGCGGGCGCTGGACGACTACGGGCTGGCCGCCATCGAGGAGCCGTTCGGCGGCGGCGACCTCGCGGCCCACGCGCGGCTGCGCCGCGACCTGCGCACGCCGGTCGCGCTGAGCACGACGGTGGACTCGCTGGAGACCCTGGACCGCGCCATCGCGATGGAGGCGGCCGGCGCGCTGAGCCTGCGCCCGGCGCGCCTGGGCGGCCTCACCCCGGCGCGGCGCGCCCACGACCGCGCCGTCGACGCCGGCTGGGCGGTGTGGTGCGGCGCCGACGCGGAGTCGGGCCTGGGCAGCGCCGCGATCGCGGCGCTGGCGTCGCTGCCGGGGGTGACCCTCCCCAGCGAGATGCCGGGCGCGGGCGGCCGGTTCGCCCGCGACACCGTCCGCCCGTCGGTCCGCGCCCACGAGGGCATCACCCCCATCCCGCTCACCCGCCCCGGGCTGGGCTACGAGATCGACTGGAAGCAGCTGCGCGGCCTGACCGTGGAGTCGGTCGTGCTCGGCCCGGCCGGCTGACCGGCGACCGCGGGCCGCGGGCCGCGAGGGCGGTGCCCCGGCGGACCGGCCGGCTCAGCCCTCGCGCGGGTCCCGGCCGCCGCGGGCTCCGGTGATCAGCCGCTGCCACCGGCCGCCGAGCTTGACCGCCATGTGGCGGGCCACGGTGACCGGCTCGTAGTAGTCGGGCCGGTCAGGGCCGACGCAGGTGGGCAGGGTGGTGACCAGCGCGTCGAAGTCGGCGCCGTGCGACAGGGCCGCCGCCCGCCAGCGCTGCCCGGTCCGCCCGGCCGGCGCCGGCGGGCGGACCGCGCGGAAGGGCGGCGCGAGCCAGCGGTCGTTGGTCCAGCGGGCCAGCAGGTCGCCCACGTGCACCACCAGGGCGTCGGGCCAGGGGGCGACCTCGCGCCACCGGCCGAGGTCGTCGGCGAACTGCAGCGGTGCGCCCTCCGCCCACACCACCCGCAGCAGCCCCGGCTCGGTGTACCCGGCGGCCTCCTCGCCGGAGGCCGCCGCCGGCGCGGTGCCGGCCGGCGCGGGCGGGCGGTGCTCCAGGCGGAGCACGTCGATGGAGTGGCCGGTGTAGGGCTCGAAGAACCCCTCGGGCACGTCCAGCGCCACGGCGAAGACGCGGGTGAGCCGCCGGGCCAGCCGCTGGGCGGCGTCGAACCAGGCCATCACCTGCGGCTGGAACTTCGGCAGGCCCACGGGCCAGATGTTGGCGGGGTAGATGTCCACCGGCAGCGCGCGGTCGGGGAAGTCCCGCGCCTGAGTGCCGATGCGGAAGGTCTCGGCCGCGCCCGGGGCCGCCGGGGCGCGGTACCCGCGCTCGGAGTCGGGCTCGGGCGGCGCGTAGCGCAGCTTGCCCGCCGCCGGGCGGTCGAAGAACAGGTCGATCGCCTCGCGCACGCCGTCGTGGATCTGTCCGGGGATCCCATGTCCGACGACGCGCATGAACCCGGGGTCGGCTGCGGCCGCGCCCACGCGCGCGGCGATGCGCGCCTGGGCGTGCGGCCCGGAGTCCCAGCCCGAAATGTCGATGAGGGGCACCTCAACAGCGGTGGTCGACTCGCCCATGCGTCCTCCGTAGGTGGTCGGGCGGCCCGGACGGGGCCGGAGCGGCTCGTGCGCGCGCACCATCGGCGATGCGGCGGCGCTGCGGACGGGGCACGTCCCGGCCGCGCGCCGCGTCCGGTCAAGGGCGGCGGGCGCGGGGGTGCCGGCGGGTCCGGGCGGCCCGGTGCCCGCGGGGTGCCGCGACGCCGCCCGGGCGGCTTGGGGCCGATCGGAGGCGCGGCGGAGGCCCGGGAGGGGGCCGGCGGGGTCGAGGACGGCGCCAGGGCCGCGCCCCCGGTGCGGCGGGGGCGGAGGCGGTGCGGCGCAGGGAGTGGGGTGCCGGGGAGAGCGGCGGTCCCGCCTGGGGGGTTCGCGGCGTGGCGTGCGCATCACAGACTCCCGTCGGATGGCCGGGTCAGTGGGAGCCGGTCGCCGGTTCCGCAGGGGGTGACGGCGGGGCGATCAGCCGTGACTCTAGGCAGACCGTGTTGCCACGGGATCAACCCGCGATACACGGCCGTTAATCGGCGGTAGTTGGGCCACTACGGTGCGCGGCGCGCCCGGGCGAGCGTTGGCCGATACTCTACGCCGCCGTTGGATTACTTTGGGTTGCCATCCCGTTTCCGGTCTGTTTCGGCTGCGCGCTCTCGGAGGTATCCCGCCGTGTCCCGCCGTGCCGCCGCAGCGGCGCTCGCCCTCACCGTGTTCGTCCTGCTCACCGGCGCCGCCCCGGCCGCCCGCGCGGCCGAGCGGGCCGAGCCCGTCGCCCCCGGGGTGCACCTCTCCACCGCGTCCGTCCCCGCCGGCGACGGCACGCAGTACTTCACCACGCTGCGCGTCGACCTCACCGCGGGCGCCGAGGTGGACTACGTCGACCCCGGCAGCGTCGCCGCCCGGGCGCTCCTGCGCGAGATGGCCTCCGGGCCGGACGCCGTCGCCGCCGTCAACGGCGACTTCTTCGACTCGGGCGCCTCCTACGCGCCGCTGGGCGCGGCGGTGCGCGACGGCACCGTGCTGAAGTCGCCCTCGGGGGACGACCGCGCCGTCGCCGTCGTCGACTCCGCGGGGCGCGGCCGCGTGGCCACCGCCGCCTTCACCGGCGCCGTCGGCCTCCCCGGCGGCGACCTCGCCGTCGACCGCCTCAACAGCCACGAGGTCCCCGCCGACGGCACCGGCGTGTTCACCGCCGACTGGGGCGACCACCCGCGCGAGCGGGCCGCGCCCAGCGGGCCGGTCACCGAGGTCGCGGTGGCCGGGGGGCGCGTGGCCGGCGTCACCTCGGGCGCCGGAGCGGGCGCGGTCGCCCCCGGCACCCGGGTGCTGCTGGGCCGCGGCGCGGCCGCCGACCGCCTCGCCTCGCTGCGGCGCGGCGACCCGGTCGCGCTGGACTACCGGCTCGCCGCCGGCGGCGGCCGGCCCCGCCTGGCGATCGGCGGGCGGCACGTGCTGCTGCGCGACGGCGCCTTCACCGGCGCCACCGACAACGCCCGCCACCCGCGCACCGCCATCGGGTTCTCCGCCGACGGTTCGCGGATGGTCGTCGTGACCGCCGACGGCCGCGTGCCGGGCGCCACCGGCGCCTCACTGGGCGACATGGCCGAGCGGATGCTGCTGGCCGGCGCCCACGACGCGCTGGAGCTGGACGGCGGCGGATCGGCCACCCTGCTCACGCGCGACCCGGCGACCGGCGAGCTGGTGCGGCACAACCGCACCGGCGAAGACGAGCGCGCCATCCCCAACGGCCTGGTGGTGCGCGCCGCGTCCGGCGGCTGACCGGAGCAGGGGCGGCGCCGCAGGTACCCGCGGCGTCCCCACCGGCCGCGCCGCACCTGACCGCCCGCGCCGACGGCCTCCGCCGCCGGGGTCTCGGCGGCCCGCTCCCCCATCGCCATACCGAATGGTCGGTTCGCTAGAGTCGGGGGCGTCCTCCGTTCGGGTCTAAGGAGCGCAGACGATCATGCGGATTTTCACCGACCTCGCCGAGCTGGTCGCCGCCAAGGGCGAGCACCTGGGCTACAGCGACTGGCTGACCGTCACCCAGGACCGGATCGACCGGTTCGCCGACGCCACCGACGACCACCAGTGGATCCACGTCGACCGGGAGCGCGCCGCCAACGGCCCCTTCGGCGGCACCATCGCGCACGGCTTCCTCACGCTGTCGCTGCTGTCCGCGTTCAGCCCGCAGGTGTGGACGCTGCGGCAGCGGCCCTCCATGGCCATCAACTACGGCCTCAACCGCGTGCG encodes:
- a CDS encoding amidohydrolase family protein; translation: MPHIDTVIRSRRVVTPEGVAPAAVAVRAGRITTVTAYDRPLPARTQVDLGEVALLPGAIDLDAAVQAPGRTLREGYTETSAAAARAGVTTVVAAAAPASPPVTDVAALTVHLAAAAESAVNVAFLGGITASSTPADLADLRAAGVVAFHCSLSDGAGAGTRPLDDHRLRKAMVELAAMEVPLLVHAEDAAELAPPAGPGNVALLAARPPRAERRGLERVISAARMAGTRAHISPFTAAECAAVLAGARAIGVAVSAQTCPHYLCLPAEQVPDDSASHACHPPLRAGTNREALWRVLLERGDCAITSVGSGHRPGTGVSGISWTLPALWTAARRRGCDLADIARWTATAAADLVGMRHRGRLAPDCDADLVAFDPDARQAVPPDDPGPYAGRTLTGRVERTWVAGRPVYVRAGAAGGRRPAAEDSPVAAP
- a CDS encoding isopenicillin N synthase family oxygenase; this encodes MGESTTAVEVPLIDISGWDSGPHAQARIAARVGAAAADPGFMRVVGHGIPGQIHDGVREAIDLFFDRPAAGKLRYAPPEPDSERGYRAPAAPGAAETFRIGTQARDFPDRALPVDIYPANIWPVGLPKFQPQVMAWFDAAQRLARRLTRVFAVALDVPEGFFEPYTGHSIDVLRLEHRPPAPAGTAPAAASGEEAAGYTEPGLLRVVWAEGAPLQFADDLGRWREVAPWPDALVVHVGDLLARWTNDRWLAPPFRAVRPPAPAGRTGQRWRAAALSHGADFDALVTTLPTCVGPDRPDYYEPVTVARHMAVKLGGRWQRLITGARGGRDPREG
- a CDS encoding phosphodiester glycosidase family protein; translation: MSRRAAAAALALTVFVLLTGAAPAARAAERAEPVAPGVHLSTASVPAGDGTQYFTTLRVDLTAGAEVDYVDPGSVAARALLREMASGPDAVAAVNGDFFDSGASYAPLGAAVRDGTVLKSPSGDDRAVAVVDSAGRGRVATAAFTGAVGLPGGDLAVDRLNSHEVPADGTGVFTADWGDHPRERAAPSGPVTEVAVAGGRVAGVTSGAGAGAVAPGTRVLLGRGAAADRLASLRRGDPVALDYRLAAGGGRPRLAIGGRHVLLRDGAFTGATDNARHPRTAIGFSADGSRMVVVTADGRVPGATGASLGDMAERMLLAGAHDALELDGGGSATLLTRDPATGELVRHNRTGEDERAIPNGLVVRAASGG
- a CDS encoding cytochrome c oxidase assembly protein, which codes for MSSSGVRDTTPAPPGGTAPGADTAVTIGVAAIAGGAISLIIALVTGGAVTAEVIPGLPDSGPLTRWGLPVSTMARDLASALTLGLLVLAVFLLPLPAPEDKSGARPLGAQALGYVRAASWAALCWAAAAAATLVFQLSDISGLPPQEVMGNQLTSYAVSVSQGISLLLMILAATALALFCRTAESASSAAVLVVLAAAGMVPPVLTGHSASAGAHELAVAGLALHVLAIAVWVGGLAAVTFHGLRAGAQDAPVAAERFSRMALWAYAGVAVGGVASAVSRLYEPAQLFTTSYGLLILVKIALFAVLGAVGYVHRRATVPRITETAGRRLFARLAGVEIVVMAAAMALGAALSRTPPPPDDGGVPTPAESVLGFPMPPPISAQTLLTLWRPDLFFAVLVAVMGGLYIAGVVRLRRRGDSWPAGRLVAWLAGLLLMTAVLLSGVATYSMVLFSTHMVQHMLLSMMAPVLLVLGAPVTLALRALRPARRRGDRGPREWLNAFLNSRFSKVVTHPGVATPLFVFSPYVLYFTPLFGMLMSDHSGHVFMNVHFLLSGYLYYWTIVGVDPGPRRLHHLLRILLLLLAMGVHAFFGITIMMQTEPLAMSYYGQFDVPWADSVGEDQYAGGGVAWAIGEIPTLLVMLALLRQWAGDEERRERRRERHSRRGGSDDADMDAYNAYLQELDRRARAQEGPARAERPAPEAPAADQETPS
- a CDS encoding enolase C-terminal domain-like protein, which produces MSRTEPAILTRVAGVDATLVRLPLAHRSRGAVQTRQEFSRHALVRVVDERGRTGWGEVPQADPERWRALVEDYAPALLGHSWHRPTETEAAWAGLAWQPAVAAALDTACWDLWSRRRGTPLSHALGGDRTAFTAGTTVRRQPSEESLVREVNRQVGAGFRRVRLEIGPGWDIDVVRTVQESFPFLVLQADAGGRYTEDPAHLRALRALDDYGLAAIEEPFGGGDLAAHARLRRDLRTPVALSTTVDSLETLDRAIAMEAAGALSLRPARLGGLTPARRAHDRAVDAGWAVWCGADAESGLGSAAIAALASLPGVTLPSEMPGAGGRFARDTVRPSVRAHEGITPIPLTRPGLGYEIDWKQLRGLTVESVVLGPAG
- a CDS encoding class I SAM-dependent methyltransferase — its product is MADRELWTGRPPGSNPFALPRGPLGRAAGWVLAFTNRAQNAEVLRACRVAGCRRVLEVGHGPGVLVRMLAEVPGVNVTGVDPSPEMVAMARRRNAAGVRAGRVRLHRGTAADTGEPDAAFDLVLSVNTVAMWPYLDPGMAEFHRVLRPGGRAVVTWHRFPESFRLSAAQFALVEEAMAKRFGAAERRLLPGSVVFEAVKEPEPGGGARAAQGA
- a CDS encoding MaoC family dehydratase is translated as MRIFTDLAELVAAKGEHLGYSDWLTVTQDRIDRFADATDDHQWIHVDRERAANGPFGGTIAHGFLTLSLLSAFSPQVWTLRQRPSMAINYGLNRVRFLQPVRTGSRVRDGIELIDTRETKNGLLLTFGHTVEIEGEERAALVAEGLSLMVP
- the ald gene encoding alanine dehydrogenase; amino-acid sequence: MRVGVPREVKNHEYRVAITPAGVHEMVTRGHSVAVERGAGLGSSITDEEFAAAGARILDTADDVWAEGDLVLKVKEPVAEEYHRMRRGQTLFTYLHLAASEECTRALLDRGVTGIAYETVQLPDGSLPLLAPMSEVAGRLAPQVGAATLQRPNGGRGVLMGGVPGVSPARVTVIGAGVSGLNATRIAVGMGADVTLLDLNVAKLRHADDLYQGRVRTVVSNALELERAVLDADLVIGAVLVPGAKAPKLVSNELVSRMRPGAVLVDIAIDQGGCFADSRPTTHADPVFSVHDTVFYCVANMPGAVPNTSTRALTKDTLRYVVELAGKGWRRALADDPALALGLNTFDGVLTNEAVAQAHGLKSTALAEVLAG